The following coding sequences lie in one Mus musculus strain C57BL/6J chromosome 11, GRCm38.p6 C57BL/6J genomic window:
- the Gas2l1 gene encoding GAS2-like protein 1 isoform alpha (isoform alpha is encoded by transcript variant alpha) — protein MANPVAGIAGSAAKSVRPFRSSEAYVEAMKEDLADWLNALYSLGLPGSGDGFLTGLATGTTLCQHANAVTEAARALAAARPTRGVAFQAHSVAPGSFMARDNVASFIGWCRAELGVPEVLMFETEDLVLRKNEKSVVLCLLEVARRGARLGLLAPRLVQFEQEIERELRATPQVSSVPAAEEDVTEIATVPGVPTRTPRMTPNDLRNLDELVREILGRCTCPDQFPMIKVSEGKYRVGDSSLLIFVRVLRSHVMVRVGGGWDTLEHYLDKHDPCRCSSSTHRLPQQRTGTFSPQRGSPTPSPRPGSPVPGSERRSSRPEVTPISLRGTKEGPETPLRFPGFWGL, from the exons ATGGCGAACCCAGTGGCGGGCATCGCAGGCTCTGCCGCCAAGAGTGTGCGACCCTTCCGATCCAGTGAGGCCTATGTGGAAGCCATGAAGGAAGACCTGGCCGATTGGCTCAATGCTTTGTACAGTCTAGGTCTCCCCGGCAGTGGCGATGGCTTCCTCACGGGGCTGGCCACAGGCACAACCCTGTGCCAACATGCCAACGCTGTCACCGAGGCTGCCCGGGCTCTGGCTGCTGCCCGTCCAACCCGAGGTGTGGCCTTCCAGGCACACAGTGTGGCGCCTGGCTCCTTCATGGCCCGAGACAACGTGGCCTCTTTCATCGGCTGGTGCCGGGCTGAGCTGGGCGTGCCTGAAGTGCTCATGTTTGagacagaggacctggtgctACGCAAGAACGAGAAGAGTGTGGTGCTCTGCCTGCTGGAGGTCGCCCGGCGTGGGGCGCGCCTTGGCCTGCTTGCCCCGAGGCTGGTACAGTTCGAGCAGGAGATCGAGCGGGAGCTTCGAGCTACCCCTCAGGTTTCCAGCGTCCCTGCTGCTGAAGAGGATGTCACTGAAATTGCCACTGTACCAGGGGTTCCCACCCGCACACCCCGCATGACGCCCAATGACCTTCGAAACCTTGATGAGCTG GTAAGGGAGATCCTAGGCAGGTGCACCTGCCCCGACCAGTTTCCCATGATCAAGGTCTCCGAGGGGAAGTACCGAGTGGGAGACTCCAGCTTGCTCATCTTCGTGAGG GTGCTGAGGAGTCACGTGATGGTGCGAGTGGGGGGCGGCTGGGACACACTGGAGCACTACCTAGACAAGCATGACCCTTGTCGCTGCTCGTCTTCTA CGCACCGTCTGCCCCAGCAGAGGACCGGGACTTTCTCCCCGCAGAGGGGATCACCCACTCCTAGCCCCCGCCCCGGTAGCCCAGTCCCTGGGAGTGAGCGCAGGAGCTCCCGGCCCGAAGTAACCCCCATCAGCCTGCGAGGCACAAAGGAGGGGCCTGAGACCCCGCTCAG GTTTCCAGGCTTCTGGGGTTTGTGA
- the Gas2l1 gene encoding GAS2-like protein 1 isoform beta (isoform beta is encoded by transcript variant beta) — MANPVAGIAGSAAKSVRPFRSSEAYVEAMKEDLADWLNALYSLGLPGSGDGFLTGLATGTTLCQHANAVTEAARALAAARPTRGVAFQAHSVAPGSFMARDNVASFIGWCRAELGVPEVLMFETEDLVLRKNEKSVVLCLLEVARRGARLGLLAPRLVQFEQEIERELRATPQVSSVPAAEEDVTEIATVPGVPTRTPRMTPNDLRNLDELVREILGRCTCPDQFPMIKVSEGKYRVGDSSLLIFVRVLRSHVMVRVGGGWDTLEHYLDKHDPCRCSSSTHRLPQQRTGTFSPQRGSPTPSPRPGSPVPGSERRSSRPEVTPISLRGTKEGPETPLRPRDQLPPLPRSRRYSGDSDSSASSAQSGPMGARSDDSATGSRRERPSHRPTSCLPASPRRPTAPRSQSRDRLDRGRPRVAPGGRGAQLSTSSPARRTRSQSREEQAVLMVRRDRDGQHSWVARGRGGGGSGGSGRSTPQTPRALSPAAPRPSRGPSPGPELAATPASIFRTPLQLDPQQEQQLFRRLEEEFLANARALEAAASHTPMGSAPDPPAPDSAYCSSSSSSSSLSVLGGKCGQPGESGRTANGLPGPRSQALSSSSDEGSPYLAVGGALDATRSSLAGPEPSLTWARGRMDTQPDRKPSRIPTPRGPRRPSGPIELGAWHAQHSVTPRTEPDSSM, encoded by the exons ATGGCGAACCCAGTGGCGGGCATCGCAGGCTCTGCCGCCAAGAGTGTGCGACCCTTCCGATCCAGTGAGGCCTATGTGGAAGCCATGAAGGAAGACCTGGCCGATTGGCTCAATGCTTTGTACAGTCTAGGTCTCCCCGGCAGTGGCGATGGCTTCCTCACGGGGCTGGCCACAGGCACAACCCTGTGCCAACATGCCAACGCTGTCACCGAGGCTGCCCGGGCTCTGGCTGCTGCCCGTCCAACCCGAGGTGTGGCCTTCCAGGCACACAGTGTGGCGCCTGGCTCCTTCATGGCCCGAGACAACGTGGCCTCTTTCATCGGCTGGTGCCGGGCTGAGCTGGGCGTGCCTGAAGTGCTCATGTTTGagacagaggacctggtgctACGCAAGAACGAGAAGAGTGTGGTGCTCTGCCTGCTGGAGGTCGCCCGGCGTGGGGCGCGCCTTGGCCTGCTTGCCCCGAGGCTGGTACAGTTCGAGCAGGAGATCGAGCGGGAGCTTCGAGCTACCCCTCAGGTTTCCAGCGTCCCTGCTGCTGAAGAGGATGTCACTGAAATTGCCACTGTACCAGGGGTTCCCACCCGCACACCCCGCATGACGCCCAATGACCTTCGAAACCTTGATGAGCTG GTAAGGGAGATCCTAGGCAGGTGCACCTGCCCCGACCAGTTTCCCATGATCAAGGTCTCCGAGGGGAAGTACCGAGTGGGAGACTCCAGCTTGCTCATCTTCGTGAGG GTGCTGAGGAGTCACGTGATGGTGCGAGTGGGGGGCGGCTGGGACACACTGGAGCACTACCTAGACAAGCATGACCCTTGTCGCTGCTCGTCTTCTA CGCACCGTCTGCCCCAGCAGAGGACCGGGACTTTCTCCCCGCAGAGGGGATCACCCACTCCTAGCCCCCGCCCCGGTAGCCCAGTCCCTGGGAGTGAGCGCAGGAGCTCCCGGCCCGAAGTAACCCCCATCAGCCTGCGAGGCACAAAGGAGGGGCCTGAGACCCCGCTCAG GCCCCGCGATCAGCTGCCCCCCCTTCCCCGCTCCCGCCGCTACTCTGGGGACAGTGACTCCTCAGCCTCCTCTGCTCAGAGCGGCCCCATGGGTGCCCGCAGCGACGATTCAGCCACTGGCTCCCGGAGGGAGCGGCCCAGCCACCGGCCGACCTCCTGTCTTCCGGCCTCCCCGAGACGGCCGACCGCGCCTCGCAGCCAGTCTCGAGACCGGCTGGACCGGGGACGGCCCCGCGTGGCCCCAGGAGGCCGAGGCGCTCAGCTGTCGACCTCCAGCCCAGCAAGGCGCACCCGCAGCCAGAGCCGCGAGGAACAGGCGGTACTGATGGTGCGCAGGGACCGAGACGGCCAGCACTCGTGGGTGGCCCGGGGCAGGGGTGGCGGGGGATCAGGAGGTTCTGGGAGGAGTACCCCGCAGACTCCGCGTGCCCTCAGCCCTGCAGCACCCCGGCCTTCCAGGGGCCCCAGCCCCGGCCCAGAGCTGGCTGCCACACCTGCCAGCATCTTCCGCACGCCCCTGCAGCTTGACccacagcaggagcagcagctgttCAGGCGCCTGGAAGAGGAATTCTTAGCCAATGCCCGCGCCTTGGAGGCTGCTGCCAGCCATACCCCCATGGGATCTGCCCCTGACCCTCCAGCTCCGGACTCTGCTTACTGTTCATCCAGCTCCTCGTCTTCATCACTCAGTGTCCTGGGTGGCAAATGTGGCCAACCTGGGGAGTCAGGCCGCACAGCCAATGGGCTGCCTGGGCCCCGCAGCCAAGCTCTGTCCAGTTCTTCCGATGAGGGCAGCCCCTACCTTGCTGTAGGAGGGGCACTGGATGCAACCAGGAGCTCTTTGGCTGGCCCAGAACCCTCACTGACCTGGGCAAGGGGGCGGATGGACACACAACCAGACCGTAAACCCTCACGCATACCGACACCTCGGGGACCCCGCCGCCCATCGGGACCCATAGAACTCGGGGCTTGGCATGCCCAGCATTCGGTCACCCCAAGGACCGAGCCAGATTCTTCGATGTGA
- the Rasl10a gene encoding ras-like protein family member 10A isoform 1 (isoform 1 is encoded by transcript variant 1) produces the protein MGGSLRVAVLGAPGVGKTAIIRQFLFGDYPERHRPTDSPCLYRPAVLLDGAVYDLSIRDGDVAGPGSSPRSLEEWPDPKDWSLQDTDAFVLVYDICSPDSFDYVKALRQRIAENRPAGAPEAPILVVGNKRDRQRLRFGPRRALATLVRRGWRCGYLECSAKYNWHVLRLFRELLRCALVRTRPAHPTLRLQGALHPARCSLM, from the exons ATGGGCGGCAGCCTGCGGGTGGCTGTTCTGGGTGCTCCGGGAGTGGGTAAGACCGCCATCATCCGCCAATTCTTGTTTGGTGACTATCCTGAGCGCCACCGACCCACGGACAGTCCCTGCCTCTACCGACCCGCGGTGCTGCTCGACGGCGCGGTCTACGACCTGAGTATCCGCGATGGTGACGTCGCTGGACCCGGCTCAAGCCCCAGAAGTCTTGAG GAGTGGCCGGACCCTAAAGACTGGAGCTTGCAGGACACAGACGCCTTTGTGCTGGTCTACGACATCTGCAGCCCCGACAGTTTCGATTATGTTAAAGCCCTGAGGCAGCGTATAGCAGAAAACAG GCCGGCGGGAGCACCAGAGGCACCCATCCTGGTGGTAGGCAACAAGCGGGACCGTCAGCGGCTGCGCTTCGGACCTCGCCGTGCACTGGCCACTCTAGTTCGTAGGGGCTGGCGCTGTGGCTACCTCGAGTGCTCAGCCAAATACAATTGGCACGTGCTGCGTCTCTTCCGAGAGCTTCTGCGTTGTGCTTTGGTGCGCACACGTCCTGCACATCCGACCCTCCGCCTGCAGGGGGCGCTGCACCCAGCGCGCTGCAGCCtcatgtga
- the Gas2l1 gene encoding GAS2-like protein 1 isoform X1 produces the protein MANPVAGIAGSAAKSVRPFRSSEAYVEAMKEDLADWLNALYSLGLPGSGDGFLTGLATGTTLCQHANAVTEAARALAAARPTRGVAFQAHSVAPGSFMARDNVASFIGWCRAELGVPEVLMFETEDLVLRKNEKSVVLCLLEVARRGARLGLLAPRLVQFEQEIERELRATPQVSSVPAAEEDVTEIATVPGVPTRTPRMTPNDLRNLDELVREILGRCTCPDQFPMIKVSEGKYRVGDSSLLIFVRRTVCPSRGPGLSPRRGDHPLLAPAPVAQSLGVSAGAPGPK, from the exons ATGGCGAACCCAGTGGCGGGCATCGCAGGCTCTGCCGCCAAGAGTGTGCGACCCTTCCGATCCAGTGAGGCCTATGTGGAAGCCATGAAGGAAGACCTGGCCGATTGGCTCAATGCTTTGTACAGTCTAGGTCTCCCCGGCAGTGGCGATGGCTTCCTCACGGGGCTGGCCACAGGCACAACCCTGTGCCAACATGCCAACGCTGTCACCGAGGCTGCCCGGGCTCTGGCTGCTGCCCGTCCAACCCGAGGTGTGGCCTTCCAGGCACACAGTGTGGCGCCTGGCTCCTTCATGGCCCGAGACAACGTGGCCTCTTTCATCGGCTGGTGCCGGGCTGAGCTGGGCGTGCCTGAAGTGCTCATGTTTGagacagaggacctggtgctACGCAAGAACGAGAAGAGTGTGGTGCTCTGCCTGCTGGAGGTCGCCCGGCGTGGGGCGCGCCTTGGCCTGCTTGCCCCGAGGCTGGTACAGTTCGAGCAGGAGATCGAGCGGGAGCTTCGAGCTACCCCTCAGGTTTCCAGCGTCCCTGCTGCTGAAGAGGATGTCACTGAAATTGCCACTGTACCAGGGGTTCCCACCCGCACACCCCGCATGACGCCCAATGACCTTCGAAACCTTGATGAGCTG GTAAGGGAGATCCTAGGCAGGTGCACCTGCCCCGACCAGTTTCCCATGATCAAGGTCTCCGAGGGGAAGTACCGAGTGGGAGACTCCAGCTTGCTCATCTTCGTGAGG CGCACCGTCTGCCCCAGCAGAGGACCGGGACTTTCTCCCCGCAGAGGGGATCACCCACTCCTAGCCCCCGCCCCGGTAGCCCAGTCCCTGGGAGTGAGCGCAGGAGCTCCCGGCCCGAAGTAA
- the Rasl10a gene encoding ras-like protein family member 10A isoform 2 (isoform 2 is encoded by transcript variant 2): MGGSLRVAVLGAPGVGKTAIIRQFLFGDYPERHRPTDSPCLYRPAVLLDGAVYDLSIRDGDVAGPGSSPRSLEEWPDPKDWSLQDTDAFVLVYDICSPDSFDYVKALRQRIAENSRGLAFICTHGVGSSGHGVSSTASLISIGPPGRREHQRHPSWW; the protein is encoded by the exons ATGGGCGGCAGCCTGCGGGTGGCTGTTCTGGGTGCTCCGGGAGTGGGTAAGACCGCCATCATCCGCCAATTCTTGTTTGGTGACTATCCTGAGCGCCACCGACCCACGGACAGTCCCTGCCTCTACCGACCCGCGGTGCTGCTCGACGGCGCGGTCTACGACCTGAGTATCCGCGATGGTGACGTCGCTGGACCCGGCTCAAGCCCCAGAAGTCTTGAG GAGTGGCCGGACCCTAAAGACTGGAGCTTGCAGGACACAGACGCCTTTGTGCTGGTCTACGACATCTGCAGCCCCGACAGTTTCGATTATGTTAAAGCCCTGAGGCAGCGTATAGCAGAAAACAG CAGGGGACTCGCCTTCATTTGTACACATGGGGTGGGTTCCTCTGGCCATGGAGTCTCCAGCACTGCGTCTCTCATCTCCATCGGGCCTCCAGGCCGGCGGGAGCACCAGAGGCACCCATCCTGGTGGTAG